The nucleotide window TTCTATTTCCCTGCTTTACAACCGTAAGAGCTTCAAAAAAATATCAATTGTGACCCGATTCCTCGACCACGCAGCTATGTTTTTGCGACTGTGCTTAAATTTATTCATGACATTAAGACAGTGTAAGCTTTGATCTTATGCTCTTACCTTGTCCCAATTTCTTCTAAAATTTTGTTGCAAATTGCATTTCAGTTTTTCCGAATAAGAAAAGTAATGTCTTCATAACTACAAGAATAAATCCATTTTTCACCAACAAAATCCATCTTGACCTTAAGTGGCGAACTAACTATTGTTTTAACGAAGAGATAGGCGTAAGTGCTAGAATGTCACTTTATACCCCTAATAGACGGTTCTGTGATGCCAACAGTATCCTGCAGAACTTATGATGATTGACATGACACTGGACAGTCGAGTCCATTTGCAGTGGTAATTTCCATATATGGATGATTATGATACCACCAGCATAATTTTTCAATGTGTAACATGCTGAACAATGTATGGATGAACTACAGCAGAAGTTGCACGTGCCTGAAATTGACGTCTCTTGAAAAGGAAGAAGAGACGAAAAGCATGGACCCAGAGCCGAACCAAAATGCTGATCTCCCAACATTCTTCCACATCACCAAGTCAACAACCCTTTCCCAAAGACCTTCCCAATCAAACTGTTCTACATTCTCTGCACCTGGTACTCAAACAGGAATAACAACATTAGCAAGGGAAGACACATATGTAACTTACACCATCATACCACAAGAAATGCATATCAAACAGCAAGACACATGATAATAATTGCACAGTACAGTACAAAAATACTACTTTTCTGGAATAATCTGTTAAATTATGAATGACATGTATGAACAAGCCAATGGTTTATCTACCAAGTACTGATAAAAAAGTTTCACTCATACACTGATAGGCAAAATAAAAAATTGGTCGGGAGAAATGGATCTGGACACTTTGAGTCAGATAGTGTGTAGGCTTTGGTTAGGGATTTGCATCAAAATTATATATTACCCTGTCCGAACAAATAACCCAATCCAGGTTAGTTGTATCAGAAACAATTTTTGAATAGAAACAATTACGAACTTATAGAAGCATGTTGAAAAGGTAATGGTAGTCTATCCAATTATCCATCGTGATGTGCTAAATCTATAGCTTAGGCTGATATAAATACACACAAATGTTTAACATTTTTATTTAGGACCTTTAGCTAAATTTGTGCCATTTTGGTCTCAGGTTGGTGAAATTACAGCAAATCTGGAGCTCCCTGCTTTTCCTGGTTGTGAACTATCCACAACAAAGACAGACAGTCCCCATAGACCTTTTGGGTTTGCCAAAATCAGACCCTCTGCGACTCAATGGAGTAAAATCAACCTCGTTGGTCCATACAGTCAGCATGCAGCGTGCAGCATGGACTTGGACTATCATGTGGTCTACGGTCATGTACCATCCCCCATACACCTTTGGACAGTGCCATGACTCGTTTGATTCAATCTCATGTGTTGTGTCCGCTTCACAAGATCTTCTACCTACTCTAACAGCGCTGTAGGTTGTAGCTAGCAAGTGAGAATTATTTGAGGCTCATATTCAACACCCTACTGTACCACCATTCATGTATGGATTAATGGTGAAAAGAGGCAGCAGACTTTACCAACATCACAATCAAAAACTGAAAACACTCATTCTTAGCTAGGACTTGGATACAGCGCCAGAAATTATTTTGACACAATCCATAAAAATGTCACAAATCAATGCAGAAATAATAGAAATTTAGCATAATTTACATCCACCAAGACCTACAGAAAGGAGGTGACAGCACTTTCTACAACCACAAACTTGTAAAACCCAAGAGTAAATACATGGACGTAACTTGTACAGTTAGATATCCACAAGCTAGATAAGCCCCTATGCCTGCACAACAGTTTGCAATTTCCATGCTGTTACTTGTGCATAAATAGAATTGCAACTTGCAACACCAAGAACAATATCGCCTAACAGAGATAAAATGAAGCAACATTTCCTACATCAACCAAAAGCTATAGGATTGTGTCCTGCATTCTATGAACCCTAAAATGGCAATTAGTGTACGAGGCAATTAGCGATTGCTCAGTTACCTCGGGTTGGATTGATGGGAGGGTAAGGCACCAAAGCCAAGCTGGAACCCTTCTTCTCCTTCACGGCTGCCAGAGGCTGCGCTGCGGTCTTTCTTCTCTGGGTCTTACCCGCCGCTTCCTCATCGGCGGCCTCGTTCGCCGTCAACTCCCTCCCGCCATCGTTgtccagccgccgccgcgcccgcctCACGTTCTTCCCGGGCGACGCGGCCGCGCGCGGCTCCCCCGCCCCGCGGCGCTTCCTTCGCGGAGACCCGACGGCACCCGCGCCTTGGTCGACGACCGCGGCGCGAAGAGGCTTAGAGCGGCGGCGCCGGGTGGGGCTGTTgcggggagaggagagggggggCACGTCATCCCGAGGAGAGAGGGACGGTGACGGCGACGCGGGGCCCTGTGGCCGCGACGGTGGCGGAGAGAGAGTCGCGGTCCCGTCGGCGACCGCGATGTCGCCGGAGGGCGGCATGGGAGCAGGGGAGTCGGGCTCTATTTCGATCTCCATTTGATTTGCTTCCCGGGGACGCGTTGGCCGGCTGGCTGGGGTTTTGGCGATGTCCAGCAGTGGGTGGATCGAAATTTGAAGCAATTTTTCAGGGCAGATGCTAGGCGTCATCCGGCTGATCCGCGCGTCGGATCAGCCGGGTCGCTAGCCACCCGATGGTTGGTCCAGCATGTCCTGTAAGCCGTACGATCCACTTGATTCCACGCTTTAATATATTTCTTCTCTTAGCTGATCACGGGAGCCGCTTTCACATGTCTATCCCACCCCGACTAGTTTGACTAATGGCATGCGCAGCAGCGACTCCAGAGAAGGTTATTGTTTATTTTTTTACGGGTAGAGAAGGTTATTGTTGCAACGCACATGTGACCCAGCGAGATGCTTCTAGTTCAGGTAAGTACCTTCCCTAAAAAAAGCAAAGTCATCCATTCTCACGACATAAGCTGCTTCAAAAAGACCAGGATGGTCTCGACTGTTTGCGGGCGTAGTGTGAGGCATGGCTGCGGCAGTCGCACGACGGCATGCTTCGACGGCCGCAGTGATGTTGCGACAATACCCGTCTGCCTCGGTGATGTTGGGATGACAAGCTTTGACGGCCGCGGTGTAATTTGACTGTCACGGCAATGTTACAACGGCAACCTGTCTGCTTCAATGATGTTGTGACGGCATGCTTTGACGACGACGATGGGTGCTTTGGTAGCCGTGGTGATGCTATGATGGCAACCCGACTGTTTCGATGATGTTGCATCGGCAAGCTTCAGTAGCCGCGACAATGCTGCaacaaaccgcaatgacaacatgcTTTGAATGGTCACAACGATGCTGCGACCACGTACTTCGACGAGGACAGTGGGTGCTTCAGTAGCTGTGGTGATGCTACAATGGCAACCCAGATGCTTCGATGATGTTGCAATGGCATGCTTCAACAGCCGCGACAATACTGCAACGAACCGCGGCGACGGCATGCTTCGAACGGTCATGGCGATGCTGCGACCACGTGCTTCGACAACCGCGGTGATGCTATGATGAAGGCACACGAAGGCCTAGTTGCTTCGACGATGTTGCGACAACATGCTACCCTGCTACGACAATGTTGTGACGATGTCACGACTGTTTCGTCGACGCTATGACGGCAGCCCAGCTGCTCCGATGATGATGCGATGGTTCTATGCTtcgacgacggcggcggtggcgaaGGCGTCAAGAACACTACCCTAAGCATTATCCAAGCAACCGTGACACCATGAGCTTGCTAGTAGCAAATCCAACAAACACCCACAGTCAAGAATATGGTGTTTTGGAATCTTTGTTTGCTACTTGCTACGTGTTTCCTCTTGAGAATACTTCATCACGTACATGCGTAGCTACGCGGGTAAACACCACGTGAGAAAGTAGAAATGGAATGGAATTGTTAAACAGTTACTGGGACCACTTAGCTTTAGGTGTGCGTCTAGCCACTACCACGGCTGCGCGGTCAGAATCAGATAGATGGGCAGCTTCGCGTGGGCACAGAGAGAGGCTTCGCCCCACAGCGATCGAACGGCAGTGGACGCGGATGATGAAACCAACAAATCATCCGACTGATTTTAAACATTCCATTTTTCAGTAAGAGCAACTTCAATGGGGCGATCCATTTTGTCTGTTTGGGTCATCCGAACACAAAAGTTGGCACAACATGGCAATCTAAATGGACACACCGTCCGTCCTCTGTCCGTTTCGTGTCCGCTCAGACCCATGTTCATCCCAAATTTGGGACACATTTGGGTCCGCGGCGGACACAAAGCGAACGCTTTCTGTGGCCTACTCGTCCGCCTCCGTCCGCTGCATGCGAGCACTGGCCCATCTGTCAGCCACCCACCCATCCCACCCCCGCCtctctcctctttttctctttctCCCATTCGCCCCACAGTGCCCCGCCACCGGCCGCTTCGGCCTCCGTCGCGAGCTAGCAGGGAGCAAGGGGGCAGCGCCGAAGAAGCACCGGAGCCGGGGCAACGCCAGGCCAAGCGGATGCTCTCGACGACCTCGCCGCGCAGGCGGCGCACCTCCACAGCGAGAACAGGCGCGACCCCATGCTCTCGACGACCTCGCCGGGGCGAGGCGCGAGCTGCTGCTGGCGTACAGCGCGGGTGGCGTGCGGTGCGCTGCCAGGGTGAGAGCTACTGCAGCCCCGGCGAGCTGCTGCGGGCGGAGCTCGGGCACGAGTGGCACAGGGTCGGAGCTGCGGGGAGGGGCACACAGCGCGGGTGGCGTGCGGTGCGCGACCGGGGTAAGAGCTGCTGCAAAGCCGGCGAGGCGCATGCGACGGGGCGCGGGCGCGGCGGTGCGGGAGCTGCAGGGCGGGGCGCGGGGCGAGGCTGCACGGCTGTTGGTTGGAAGCTCGTCGGA belongs to Triticum urartu cultivar G1812 chromosome 7, Tu2.1, whole genome shotgun sequence and includes:
- the LOC125522139 gene encoding reticulon-like protein B17 isoform X2 translates to MEIEIEPDSPAPMPPSGDIAVADGTATLSPPPSRPQGPASPSPSLSPRDDVPPLSSPRNSPTRRRRSKPLRAAVVDQGAGAVGSPRRKRRGAGEPRAAASPGKNVRRARRRLDNDGGRELTANEAADEEAAGKTQRRKTAAQPLAAVKEKKGSSLALVPYPPINPTRGAENVEQFDWEGLWERVVDLVMWKNVGRSAFWFGSGSMLFVSSSFSRDVNFSPIKILCHFGVVTLVLAFFKDSIPQRQNTEQVRSFQLTEEDVLRVGRAVLPIANSLISMSRVIFSGDPSMTLKVFPVLLFGAKYGHLFTVWRLLATGFFGCFTLPRLYSCYSSHIHEKVEGLNARILNAWKSCPRKKLVAAAAVTTFWNLVSVKTRVMAAFVSAVALRYHYQYGRSSRNSEGVMRRQQQQEAMVLED
- the LOC125522139 gene encoding reticulon-like protein B17 isoform X1; this encodes MEIEIEPDSPAPMPPSGDIAVADGTATLSPPPSRPQGPASPSPSLSPRDDVPPLSSPRNSPTRRRRSKPLRAAVVDQGAGAVGSPRRKRRGAGEPRAAASPGKNVRRARRRLDNDGGRELTANEAADEEAAGKTQRRKTAAQPLAAVKEKKGSSLALVPYPPINPTRGAENVEQFDWEGLWERVVDLVMWKNVGRSAFWFGSGSMLFVSSSFSRDVNFSPIKILCHFGVVTLVLAFFKDSIPQSCNRQNTEQVRSFQLTEEDVLRVGRAVLPIANSLISMSRVIFSGDPSMTLKVFPVLLFGAKYGHLFTVWRLLATGFFGCFTLPRLYSCYSSHIHEKVEGLNARILNAWKSCPRKKLVAAAAVTTFWNLVSVKTRVMAAFVSAVALRYHYQYGRSSRNSEGVMRRQQQQEAMVLED